DNA sequence from the Deinococcus depolymerans genome:
ATCCGGTAGGGTGCAGCATGTCCACAACCAGACGTACGGCCCTGACCTGGGCGGCCCTGGCCACCGCCGGCGCCGCCCTGATCGCCCGGCAGGCCACCCGCCCCGCCCCGACCGACACCGAGACGCTGGACGCCACCCGCACCCTGCTGCGCGCCGCGCTGCCCAGCGTGCGCCCCTTCGACGTGCAGCTCTGGAACGGCGAGGTGATCGCGGCCACCCGGCCCAGCCGCGCCCGCCTGATCCTGAACAGCCCGGAAACGCTGGGCCGCCTGCTGAAACTCCCGCTGGACATGGCGCTCGGCGAGGCGTACCTGCGCGGCGACTTCGAGATCGAGGGAAACATCGGGGACATCGCCGCCATCGCCGAGACCTTCGACGCGACCCTGAACCCCGCCGACGCGCCCGCCCTGCTGCGCGCCGCCGCCACCCTGCGCCGCCGCGCCGGGGCCACCCCGCCCATCGCCGTGACCGCCAGCCTGGAAGGCCCGCAGCACTCCCGCGAGAGGGACCAGCAGGCCATCTCGTACCACTACGACGTCAGCAACGACTTCTACAGACTGTGGCTGGACCGGCGCATGGTGTACTCCTGCGCCTACTTCAGGGGCGGCACCGAGACGCTGGACGAGGCGCAGGAAGCGAAACTGGACCTGATCTGCCGCAAACTGCGCCTGAAGGAAGGCGAGCACCTGCTGGACATCGGCAGCGGCTGGGGCGGCCTCGCCATTCACGCCGCGCAGCGCTACGGAGCGCGCGTGCTGGGCGTCACGCTCAGCGAGGCGCAACTGCACGAGGCCCGCGCCCGCGCCGACGCCGCCGGGGTCGCCGACCGCGTCACCTTCGAACTGCGCGACTACCGCGACGTGCTCGCCCACGCGCCCGAAGGGGGCTTCGACAAGATCGCGTCGGTCGGCATGGCCGAACACGTGGGCCGCAAGAACATGCCCACCTACTTCCGCGCCGCGTATACGGCCCTGAAACCCGGCGGCCTGATGATGAACCACGCCATCAGCGACGGCATCCCCCAGGCCCGCGTGCCCCTGTGGCTGCAGAGCGGCAACTTCGCCCGGAAGTACGTGTTCCCCGACGGCGAACTGCTGCCCATCTGGGAAACCGTGAAACACGCCACCGAGGCGCAGTTCGAGGTCCGCGACATAGAGAACCTCCGCGAACACTACGCCCTCACCCTCACCCACTGGGCCGCGAACCTCGAAACGCACCACGCAGAAGCCCGCGCCGCCCTCGGCGAGCAACGCCACCGCCTGTGGCGCCTCTACCTGGGCGCCACCTCCCACTACTTCGAGAAAGGCCACCTGGGCCTCTACCAGACCCTCCTGGCGAAACCCGACGAGCAACGCAGAGCCCACGTACCCCTCAGCCGCGCGGACCTCTATAGGGGGGAGATGGTCGATGGTTGAAAGTTGATGGACAGGGCCTTTCCATCACCCATCAACCTTCACCCATCAACCTTCCCCTGCGTTGCCTGGATGGCGGTCAGGGCGATGGTGTACACGATGTCGTCCACGAGCGCGCCGCGACTCAGGTCGTTCACGGGTTTGCGCAGGCCCTGGAGCATCGGGCCGACCGCGATGACGCCGGCGGCGCGCTGCACGGCCTTGTAGGTGGTGTTGCCGGTGTTCAGGTCCGGGAAGATGAACACGGTGGCGCGGCCCGCGACGGGACTGCCGGGGGCCTTGGCCTGCCCGACGGACAGGACGCTGGCGGCGTCGTACTGCATGGGGCCGTCGACCAGCAGGTCCGGGCGGCGCTCGCGAACGAGGGCGGTGGCGGCCTTGACCTTCTCGACGTCCTGGCCGCTGCCGGACTCGCCGGTCGAGTAGGACAGCATGGCGATCCTGGGCGTGATGCCGAAGGCGTGGGCGCTGTCGGCACTCTGAATGGCGATGTCCGCGAGTTCCTCGGCGTTCGGGTTAGGGTTGATGGCCGCGTCGCCGTACACGAGGACCTGTTCGGGCATCAGCATGAAGAACACCGAGCTGACCAGCCGCGAGCCGGGCGCGGTCTTGATGAGTTGCAGGGCGGGCCGCACGGTATTCGCGGTCGTGTGGACCGCGCCGGACACCAGCCCGTCCACCTCGCCCAGCGCGAGCATCATGGTGCCCAGCACCACCGTGTCCTCCAGTTGCGCTTCGGCCTGCGGGGCGGTCAGGCCCTTGCTGCGGCGCAGTTCCACCATGGGCTCGACGTACCGCGCGCGGATGGAATCCGGGTGCAGGATCTCCAGACCGTCGGGCAGCGTCAGGCCCTGCCCCTCCGCGACCTGCCGCACGCGTTCCGGGTCGGCCAGCAGCACGCAGCGCGCGATGCCCTTCTCCGTGCAGCGGATGGCGGCCTTCACGGTGCGCGGCTCGTCCCCCTCGGGCAGCACGATGCGCTTGGCGGCGGCGCGGGCCTTCTGGATCAGTTCGTACCGGAAGGCGCTGGGCGGCAGGCGGCGGTCCCCGGCGACCTCCGGCACGCGCAGCCGCGCACCCAGCGGCCCCGTGTCCAGCCGGTCGGCAATGAAGTCCAGCATGCGCTCCATGCGCTGCGTGTCGTCGTGCGGGACGCGTGAATCCAGCCTGGAGAGGCGCGAGGCCGTCTCGAACGAGTTGGTGTTCACGCGCAGCACGGGCAGGGTGCTGCCCAGCGCCGCGCGGCACAGCCGCTCGATGCTGTCCTCCGGGGCGCTGCCGGACGTGAACATCAGCCCCGCCAGGGGCACGCCGCTCAGGTGCGACAGGGCCGCCGCCATGATCACGTCCTCCCGGTCGCCGGGCGTGACGACCAGCGCGCCCGGCACGAACAGGTGCGCCATCTTCGGCACGGTGCGCGCCGTGACGACCGTACTCGTCACGCGGCGCAGGCCCGCCTCACCCTCGTTCACGATCTCCGCGCCCAGGTGCCGGGCCACGTCCAGCGTGCGCGGCGCGTTCAGGCCGCCCGACTGCGACACCACGCCCAGCAACGGCAGCGTGCCCCCGTTCAGGACGCGGCTGCGGGCCCGCAGTTCCGCCATCAGCGTCCCGAAATCCAGCCCCGGCGGCGCGAAGTTCAGCACGTACCCGCTGAGGCCCGAGCCGTCGCTGCGGCGGTACGCCTGCGCCGAGATCTCCAGCTCATCGGCCAGTTCCGCCGCGCCCACCCCCGCCAGACTGGACACCAGCACCGTGTCCGCCTCCAGGTTCCGCGCGAGGCTGGCGTTCAGCGCCCCGGCGTACACGTTCCGTTCGTTCAGGGCGAGACCCTCCACGATCAGTACGTCCGCGCCGCCCCCCGTGACCTGCCGGGCCAGGGTGACGACCTCCTCCATCAGGTCCTCCTCGGCCCCCAGGCTCAACTGCTCCTCGGCGTGCGTCAGGGTGATCGGGTCGGGCGTGGGCAGGTGCGCCAGCGTCCGCGCGAAATGCACGCTGTCGTCCGTGCGGGCCTCATGCGTCTGCGCGATGGGTTTCAGGAACGCCACCTTCAACCCCTGGCGTTCCAGCGCGCGGGTCAGGCCCAGCGCCGTGCTGCTCAGGCCCACGCCGTTGCGGGTCGGTGCGACGAACAGGGTTTTCATGCCTGGGCTCCCTTCAGCCCGGCCAGCAGGTCCTGCGTCTGCCGGGCGATCATCAGTTCCTCGTTCGTGTTCACCACCAGTGCCGGCAGCGTCCCCTCCGGACTGATCCGCCCGGACTCGCCCCGCACCGCCCGCGCGTTCAGCGCCGGGTCCACCGCCGCGCCCAGCACGCCCAGCCGCGCCAGGACCGCGCCGCGCACCGCCGCGCTGTTCTCCCCGATGCCGCCCGTGAACACCAGCGCGTCCACCCGGCCCAGCGCGACCGCCATGCCCGCCATCTGCTTCGCGAGGCGGTACACGAACGCCTCGACCGCCAGCCGCGCACCCGCATGCCCGCGCGCCGCCGCTTCCTCCAGTTCCCGCATGTCGTTACTCAACCCCGACAGGCCCAGCAACCCGCTCTCACGGTTCAGGGCGGCCGTCACCTCCGACAGGCCCAGGCCCGCCTGCCGCGCAATGAAATCATGCAGGCCCGGATCCACGTCCCCGCTGCGCGTACCCATGACCAGCCCCTCCAGCGGCGTCAGGCCCATGCTGGTGTCCACGCTGCGCCCCCCCGCCACCGCGCACACGCTACACCCGTTCCCCAGGTGCGCCGTGACCAGCGTCAACTCCGCCAGCGGGCGGCCCAGCTCCCGCGCGGCCTCCGCCGCTACGAACGCGTGACTGGTCCCATGGAACCCGTAGCGCCGCACGCCATGCTGCCGGTACCACGCCTCCGGCACCGCGTACCGGAACGCGACCTCCGGCATGCTCTGATGAAACGCCGTGTCGAACACCGCCACCTGCGGCAGGTGCGGGAACGCCGCGCGCGCCGCCTCGATCCCTGCGATGTTCGCCGGGTTGTGCAGCGGCGCCAGCGGCACACACGCCCGCACGGCGTCCAGCACCTCCGGCGTGATCAGCGCCGGCTCACTGAAGCGCTCGCCGCCATGCACCACCCGGTGCCCCACCGCGCCCACGTCCCCGCGCACGCCCAGCTCATCGAGCGCACCCGCGATCACCGCGAACGCCTCCGCGTACGTCCCGCCCGGCAGCGCCACCGACCGCCGCCCCCCCGGCAGGTCCAGCCGCGCCGACGCGTCCCCCGACCCCAGCCGCTCGGCCAGACCCGACAGGCCCACCGCCCCACTCCGAACGTCCAGCAGCGCAAACTTCACGCTGCTCGACCCGCAATTCAGCACCAGAGTCCACATGCGCCCATTCTGACAGCGCCCACCAGGGCACACGGCCCTGTCACAACGAACGGTGCAGCCCCTGTCTGGGAGGTGTCATACGGACTCGGATTGAATGGCTTGCAAAGCCGTTCAATCCGAGCGAAGCGAGGAGGAGCTGGGCGGGTTCCGGACGTGGAGGTAGCAACCCGGTGAAGTTCCGGATTGTCAGCGAAACAGACGGAATCCGTATCACCCGTGTTATGCGGCCAGCAGTCGCATTCAGTCCGCTGCTGCCTCGCCACGCAGGTACGACACGATCCCCTCCAGGTCGCCTGCCGTCAGGTTCTCCATCAGCCAGTCAGCACCGACCGACTCGCCCTGTGTCCGTGCATTCAGCAGTGCCGACAGCACACCCAGCAGGGCGTCCATGGCCGCGTCGTCAGTGGTCGCGTCGGCCCCGGCTCCGGCCAGACGTCTCTCTTCGGCCAGCGAGAGTGGCAGGGAAGAGAAACTTACTCCGCTGATCTCGAACGGAGGTCGCTTGACGGCCTGACGGCCAAACTGCATGGGTTCTGTCATCTGTTCTCCTTCGCGTCGGGAAGACCCCTCACCGGGGACTGACGCTGATCACGCCGCTGCGGTTTCTTGATCGAATGATCGAACCACGGCGCGGTCTTCGGGTTGAAATCGAAATTGAACCACTCCGTGATCTCGATCACCTGTCCGTAGAACTCCCGGAACACCCGGTCAAAGATAGGCCCGGCGTCCGTCCCGCTCGACACCAGAATCGCCACGCTGGTCTCGTTCGCCCCGGAGTTCTCCGGATTGTCGGTCTGAATGACAAAGTTGCGGAGTCTGGGAAACCAGCGCTGCAAGCCCAGATGCAGGCGGTACAGCCGGAGCTGCTGCTCCTCGCTTCCCGACATGTAAGGCTGAAAATCACCGTTGGTGTAAGCAACGCGGGCGTAGTAAGCCCACTGTTCCTGCATGACAGAACAGACGGCTGAACCCGTTTCAAACCATTCTTCTCGGTAGGTTCCCTTGAGGTGTCTGGTGCCTTTTGGAGCCGCAGGGCTGTCAAACCAACGCCACAGTGACCCGGCAACTGAGTTCCCCGCGTTCCTGTCGCCGAAGAAAAGATCGAAGGACCGTCCCATGGCAATTCGGTTACTGCCCTCTCTGAGCAGTTTCGCGCTGTTGAACGCTCCCCAGATGCACTCCAGCTGGTTGTACTGTTCGTGGAACAGCGCGAACGCGTCTCCGTAGTACTCCTGCGCCTGCTCGTCGATATCCCAGCGGAACAGGGTGTGCTGTGCGCAGTGGGCTGCCCAGCCCTCGTACATGGCCAGTTCGCTGGCCCGCTGCGCCTCGGTGAAGGGATCGCGGAACCGCAGGTGCAGCCAGTCGCCAGTCGGGTCGTCCAGCCACTCTCCGGTGACACCGTCGTACTCGAACACAATGCGTTCTTCGCCCTGCTCGACCACCCGCGTTCCCCACTGCGGGTCGTGCAGGAAGGCCAGCACCGCCGCCCGGGGCGACGGGTACGCGACGCGCGGCCTGTCACGTGCCCGCTCCGGTCTGGTGAGCAGGAGTTTCAGGGTGCTCAGCAGACTCACGGGACCGCCCTTTCATCCGGCGTCTGGGGGGCCTGATCGGGAGGTTCGTATGTCAGTTCGTTCGTATCTGTGATGCTGGTGTACCCACCAAGCGCGGCGGCTGTCTTCACGGTCTTGTCGAACGGTGTCAGCATCATCAGGGAACCGCCCTGCGCCTCTGAAGTCAGCCCAGTTCCGGCAGAGACGGCGTTCTTCAGCAGGTTGTTGCTGACTTCCCGTGAACCCTCCCGCAGGTGCTGGGCATTCGGGTAGGTTGCCTGTTTGTCCTTCTTGTAGGCTTTGGCTGCACCTGTCAGGTACGTTTTGAAGACTTCCTCACTCATCCAGCCTCCAGCGACCGCCCCGGCACCAGCCACGCCCCCCGCATTCCCCAGCGTGCTCAGGCGCCCCCAGGCGTCCCCGACCATCTGCTGCGCGCCGGTCCAGTAGGCGCGTGGAAGCTGCGCCAGAATGCCCCGGCTGGGGTCCATGCCTGTCCGCGCCGCCTGGTTTTCTGCTGCGTACGCGTCGCTGGCCCGCTTGAGAAAGTCGGGCCGGACCGTTCGCGCGGCGCGGTCGCGGACCATATCCTGTGTCACCTGCGTTCGGGCCTGACGTCGTGCCGCCCTTCTGGACAGCGTGGAACCTGCCGCCCGGGCCTCCAGTCGCAGCACCCGGATGCGTTCCCTGACCAGCCCCGAACGGGCCACTGCCATTTCCTGCTTCCAACCGGCCGCCAGCGACGGCGTACGGGCGACCAAGCCTTCCATCTTCCCGGCCGTGCGCAACACGCCACCATGGCCGGCCGTGCCCAGCCACGTATCCCGCACCTCTCCACCAATGACCCTGGCCTCGCTGGAAACGTAATTGCGCATGGCGGACAGATTGCGCTCTGCAGTGCTAAAGAGGCTAGTAGAGACAGAGGCAGTCTGGTTAATCGGCAATCCAAGGCTGTGAAGATTCGTGCGAACACGCATTTCATGGTCCGTGAGGGCTCGTCTCGCATTCCTCCATCCACGCCTGGCTGCATTGCGGGCCTGCATCCCCGCGACAGCCACGCGGTCCCTGGCGTTACCCGTGACCTGCCGGGCAGCGCGGATCGCGTTGTTGATGCCCGGCCTGCCCGTCACGCTTGCCACGCGGGTGCGCACGGCGTCCGATACTCCTTTGACGACGACTCCACCCTGCCGGGCGCCGCTTGACACCAGCCCTGCCAGCCCACGAACGCCCGCGCTGAAAGCAGTGTCGGCTGCTCTGAATGCCTGCCCCGGCAGACTGCTGCCGACGTGCGTTCCCACTGCGCTCAGAACGGGTTGCGCGCCCGACTTGAGGGTGTTCCAGCGCGTGGTGGCTGCTGTGCGGGCGTTGCGTGCCATGGTCCCGGCGGAGGTGC
Encoded proteins:
- a CDS encoding cyclopropane-fatty-acyl-phospholipid synthase family protein, which encodes MSTTRRTALTWAALATAGAALIARQATRPAPTDTETLDATRTLLRAALPSVRPFDVQLWNGEVIAATRPSRARLILNSPETLGRLLKLPLDMALGEAYLRGDFEIEGNIGDIAAIAETFDATLNPADAPALLRAAATLRRRAGATPPIAVTASLEGPQHSRERDQQAISYHYDVSNDFYRLWLDRRMVYSCAYFRGGTETLDEAQEAKLDLICRKLRLKEGEHLLDIGSGWGGLAIHAAQRYGARVLGVTLSEAQLHEARARADAAGVADRVTFELRDYRDVLAHAPEGGFDKIASVGMAEHVGRKNMPTYFRAAYTALKPGGLMMNHAISDGIPQARVPLWLQSGNFARKYVFPDGELLPIWETVKHATEAQFEVRDIENLREHYALTLTHWAANLETHHAEARAALGEQRHRLWRLYLGATSHYFEKGHLGLYQTLLAKPDEQRRAHVPLSRADLYRGEMVDG
- the pta gene encoding phosphate acetyltransferase, which codes for MKTLFVAPTRNGVGLSSTALGLTRALERQGLKVAFLKPIAQTHEARTDDSVHFARTLAHLPTPDPITLTHAEEQLSLGAEEDLMEEVVTLARQVTGGGADVLIVEGLALNERNVYAGALNASLARNLEADTVLVSSLAGVGAAELADELEISAQAYRRSDGSGLSGYVLNFAPPGLDFGTLMAELRARSRVLNGGTLPLLGVVSQSGGLNAPRTLDVARHLGAEIVNEGEAGLRRVTSTVVTARTVPKMAHLFVPGALVVTPGDREDVIMAAALSHLSGVPLAGLMFTSGSAPEDSIERLCRAALGSTLPVLRVNTNSFETASRLSRLDSRVPHDDTQRMERMLDFIADRLDTGPLGARLRVPEVAGDRRLPPSAFRYELIQKARAAAKRIVLPEGDEPRTVKAAIRCTEKGIARCVLLADPERVRQVAEGQGLTLPDGLEILHPDSIRARYVEPMVELRRSKGLTAPQAEAQLEDTVVLGTMMLALGEVDGLVSGAVHTTANTVRPALQLIKTAPGSRLVSSVFFMLMPEQVLVYGDAAINPNPNAEELADIAIQSADSAHAFGITPRIAMLSYSTGESGSGQDVEKVKAATALVRERRPDLLVDGPMQYDAASVLSVGQAKAPGSPVAGRATVFIFPDLNTGNTTYKAVQRAAGVIAVGPMLQGLRKPVNDLSRGALVDDIVYTIALTAIQATQGKVDG
- a CDS encoding acetate kinase — its product is MWTLVLNCGSSSVKFALLDVRSGAVGLSGLAERLGSGDASARLDLPGGRRSVALPGGTYAEAFAVIAGALDELGVRGDVGAVGHRVVHGGERFSEPALITPEVLDAVRACVPLAPLHNPANIAGIEAARAAFPHLPQVAVFDTAFHQSMPEVAFRYAVPEAWYRQHGVRRYGFHGTSHAFVAAEAARELGRPLAELTLVTAHLGNGCSVCAVAGGRSVDTSMGLTPLEGLVMGTRSGDVDPGLHDFIARQAGLGLSEVTAALNRESGLLGLSGLSNDMRELEEAAARGHAGARLAVEAFVYRLAKQMAGMAVALGRVDALVFTGGIGENSAAVRGAVLARLGVLGAAVDPALNARAVRGESGRISPEGTLPALVVNTNEELMIARQTQDLLAGLKGAQA